A genome region from Natranaeroarchaeum sulfidigenes includes the following:
- a CDS encoding molybdopterin-dependent oxidoreductase has protein sequence MPTDPSYLGEFDLQTERHRVTCATGDYEVGQWRGVLIETLLSRVEADDRSTHLLVTGEDGYRACIPLTEAIDALLAVAREDVEADGRLPRFVGDEIDGAESVASVERIETIHLDADEDASEYSGPPPTDR, from the coding sequence TTGCCGACGGATCCATCGTATCTCGGTGAGTTCGACCTCCAGACCGAACGTCACAGAGTGACCTGTGCTACCGGCGACTACGAGGTGGGACAGTGGCGCGGCGTCCTGATAGAGACGCTGCTCTCACGTGTCGAGGCCGACGACCGATCGACACATCTTCTGGTCACTGGGGAAGACGGCTACCGGGCCTGCATCCCGCTGACCGAAGCCATCGACGCGCTGTTGGCGGTCGCGCGTGAGGATGTGGAAGCGGACGGTCGGCTCCCCAGATTTGTTGGCGATGAGATCGACGGCGCGGAGTCGGTGGCGAGCGTCGAACGTATAGAAACGATCCATCTCGACGCTGACGAAGATGCCAGCGAGTACAGCGGCCCCCCACCGACCGACCGCTGA
- a CDS encoding carotenoid oxygenase family protein, with translation MTDSYGPGFRTLTTELHDHRPTIEGEIPGWLSGTLVRNGPGRFDIGEHRVNHWFDGLAMLRRYAFENGALRYSNRFLRTEAYGDAMDGRLTGQFGTDTRGWRRIVETIRSLGLPEPTDNANVHVAEVDGEYVALTEAPRRIAFDPETLETRGEFRFEDDFPEHLTAAHLVDDPHREELVGFTTEFGRRPTYHIYRVPAGSRSRERIASIDANGPAYIHDVSVTGEHVVLVESPLVISVLRALNPFSQGVTDMLDWQPDRPMRVLVVDRESGELLAEPTTAAAFTFHHVNAYVEDGSIILDLVEFSDDRIVGAMAMEELDGVGFPSVPDGRLFRYEIDLERERIDRSRLYDGGMELPRIVRPKIGRQHRYAFGQATDRDGANGLVKVDCETGAAQEWWERSVFVEEPIPIQKPDPEAEDDGVVLATALDVEREQTILLVFDATVLTELARAYLPHPEPFGFHGRFFER, from the coding sequence GTGACAGACTCGTACGGCCCCGGATTTCGCACGCTGACGACGGAACTCCATGATCACCGGCCGACGATCGAGGGTGAGATTCCCGGGTGGCTTTCGGGCACGCTCGTCCGAAACGGACCGGGCCGCTTCGATATCGGAGAGCATCGCGTCAACCACTGGTTCGATGGGCTCGCCATGTTGCGACGCTACGCGTTCGAGAACGGAGCCTTGCGCTATTCGAATCGGTTTCTGCGTACTGAGGCCTACGGCGATGCGATGGACGGACGGCTTACTGGCCAGTTCGGGACGGATACCCGCGGCTGGCGGCGTATCGTCGAGACGATCCGATCGCTTGGGCTCCCGGAGCCGACCGACAACGCGAACGTCCACGTTGCAGAGGTCGACGGCGAGTACGTCGCGTTGACCGAGGCCCCGCGTCGGATCGCGTTCGATCCAGAGACCCTGGAAACGCGTGGGGAGTTTCGGTTCGAGGACGATTTTCCGGAGCATCTGACCGCAGCCCACCTCGTTGACGACCCACACCGCGAGGAACTGGTCGGATTCACGACCGAGTTCGGCCGCCGTCCGACGTATCACATCTATCGCGTGCCTGCCGGAAGTCGCAGTCGCGAGCGTATCGCCTCGATCGACGCGAACGGCCCGGCGTACATCCACGACGTGAGCGTCACCGGCGAGCACGTCGTCCTCGTCGAATCGCCGCTCGTCATCTCGGTCCTGCGCGCGCTGAATCCGTTCTCACAGGGTGTCACCGACATGCTCGACTGGCAACCGGACCGGCCGATGCGGGTGCTCGTTGTCGACCGGGAAAGTGGCGAACTCCTCGCGGAACCGACCACGGCTGCCGCGTTCACCTTCCACCACGTCAATGCCTACGTCGAGGACGGCTCGATCATCCTCGATCTGGTGGAGTTCTCGGACGACAGGATCGTCGGTGCGATGGCGATGGAGGAACTCGACGGTGTCGGCTTTCCGTCGGTTCCGGACGGTCGACTTTTCCGGTACGAGATCGACCTCGAACGGGAACGGATCGACCGCTCGCGGCTGTATGACGGCGGGATGGAACTCCCACGGATCGTCCGGCCAAAGATCGGCCGACAGCATCGCTACGCCTTCGGACAGGCAACCGATCGTGATGGTGCGAACGGCCTCGTGAAAGTCGACTGCGAAACCGGGGCTGCACAGGAGTGGTGGGAGCGATCCGTGTTCGTCGAGGAGCCGATCCCGATCCAGAAGCCCGACCCGGAGGCCGAAGATGACGGCGTGGTACTGGCGACCGCGCTGGACGTCGAGCGCGAGCAAACGATCCTGCTCGTGTTCGATGCCACGGTGCTCACTGAACTCGCCCGGGCGTACCTTCCACATCCCGAGCCGTTCGGGTTCCACGGCCGCTTCTTTGAACGCTGA
- a CDS encoding class I SAM-dependent methyltransferase, which produces MDRNEIRRAWDEIAETYATRRNPSGSDAQLIDDLLDGCPDDPLVVDIGCGDGARTLANLPADSVGVDISRVGLALATGTVPDARLVQGVMETLPIANGVADAITAYHAVFHVPRESHPTVYEEFARILRPGGRLLMTLPAGRFETVRRGWMDGTMFFSAPGRTRTLDQLRAAGFENLQTTTADDPLGSSTEFVFAIRV; this is translated from the coding sequence ATGGATCGCAACGAGATCAGGCGGGCGTGGGACGAAATCGCGGAGACGTACGCGACCCGGCGAAACCCCTCGGGATCGGACGCCCAGCTTATCGACGACCTGCTTGACGGCTGTCCAGACGATCCACTGGTTGTCGATATCGGCTGTGGTGACGGCGCGCGGACGCTTGCGAACCTGCCAGCGGACTCCGTCGGCGTCGACATCTCCCGGGTGGGGCTCGCGCTAGCGACGGGTACGGTCCCGGACGCCCGGCTCGTGCAGGGAGTAATGGAGACGCTCCCGATCGCAAACGGTGTCGCCGACGCGATCACCGCGTATCACGCCGTCTTTCACGTCCCGCGGGAGTCGCATCCCACAGTGTACGAGGAGTTCGCCCGAATCCTCCGACCCGGCGGTCGGCTCCTGATGACGCTTCCGGCTGGTCGCTTCGAGACGGTGCGACGCGGCTGGATGGATGGAACGATGTTTTTCTCCGCGCCGGGACGGACCCGGACGCTCGATCAGCTCCGTGCGGCAGGGTTCGAGAACTTACAGACCACGACTGCCGACGATCCGCTCGGTAGCTCGACGGAGTTCGTCTTCGCGATCCGAGTGTAG
- a CDS encoding DASH family cryptochrome → METAVVWFRDDLRVEDNPTLADAVGAAEHVVPVYVFDPRRRADSQYGPAKMGTHRAQFRRASVEDLRDSLRERGGDLAVREGLVEEVVPSIVQALDADAVFAQTKPATEEIEREQAVRETLSESVDFQRRFTHTLYHINDLPTPYDRIDDTFTPWRKEVEDNATVRDPVAAPESVSTPDLDAGAVPALSELGLDDPPRDDRSALSFEGGETAGQERLQHYLWDADRLRDYKSTRNGLLGPDYSSKFSPWLAAGCLSPRWIHREVKRYEDERVSNEDTYWLLFELRWRDFFQFQFLKHGESFFTPTGIRDVDKTWTHDRTAFHQWAAGETGVPFVDANMRELNETGYMSNRGRQNVASFLVDALGVDWRWGAAYFEEQLIDYDVASNWGNWAYQAGVGNDSRDGFFNVLSQAERYDADAEYVQTWLPELRALPAEYAHRPWRMNADEESSYDVVLGVDYPEPMIDVEVRFSELQATRY, encoded by the coding sequence ATGGAAACTGCCGTCGTCTGGTTCCGTGATGACCTGCGCGTCGAGGACAACCCGACGCTTGCGGACGCTGTAGGCGCGGCCGAACACGTCGTGCCGGTGTACGTCTTCGATCCACGTCGTCGCGCAGACAGCCAGTACGGGCCGGCTAAGATGGGGACTCATCGAGCGCAGTTCCGTCGCGCAAGCGTCGAAGACCTCCGCGACTCGCTTCGGGAGCGTGGCGGGGACCTGGCCGTCCGCGAAGGACTCGTCGAGGAGGTCGTCCCGTCGATCGTCCAGGCGCTCGACGCTGACGCCGTCTTCGCCCAGACGAAGCCCGCGACCGAGGAGATCGAACGCGAGCAAGCGGTTCGAGAGACACTTTCAGAGTCAGTCGACTTCCAGCGCCGATTCACTCACACACTCTATCACATCAACGACCTGCCGACGCCTTACGACCGGATCGATGATACGTTTACCCCGTGGCGAAAGGAGGTCGAGGACAACGCAACGGTCCGCGACCCAGTTGCTGCCCCGGAGAGCGTTTCGACGCCCGATCTCGACGCCGGGGCTGTTCCTGCGCTTTCAGAGCTGGGCCTCGACGATCCGCCACGGGATGACCGCTCCGCCCTTTCTTTCGAGGGCGGAGAGACCGCTGGGCAAGAACGGCTCCAGCACTATCTGTGGGACGCCGACCGACTCCGGGATTATAAATCGACGCGCAACGGGCTGCTTGGCCCGGATTACTCCTCGAAGTTCTCCCCGTGGCTCGCTGCAGGCTGTCTCTCGCCACGGTGGATCCACCGCGAGGTGAAGCGGTACGAGGACGAACGGGTTTCGAACGAGGACACCTACTGGCTACTCTTCGAGCTTCGCTGGCGGGACTTCTTCCAGTTTCAGTTCCTCAAACATGGTGAGAGCTTCTTTACTCCGACGGGAATCCGGGATGTGGATAAAACGTGGACACACGACCGGACCGCGTTCCATCAGTGGGCAGCAGGTGAGACCGGTGTACCCTTTGTCGACGCCAACATGCGCGAACTGAACGAGACAGGATACATGTCGAACCGGGGGCGACAGAACGTCGCCTCCTTCCTCGTCGACGCACTGGGTGTCGACTGGCGCTGGGGAGCGGCGTACTTCGAGGAACAGTTGATTGACTACGACGTCGCCTCTAACTGGGGGAACTGGGCGTATCAGGCGGGGGTCGGCAACGACTCGCGTGACGGCTTCTTCAACGTCCTGTCACAGGCCGAACGCTACGATGCCGACGCTGAGTACGTCCAAACCTGGCTTCCGGAACTGCGGGCGTTGCCCGCCGAGTACGCCCACCGACCGTGGCGAATGAATGCCGACGAGGAATCGTCGTACGATGTGGTACTCGGCGTCGACTACCCCGAGCCGATGATCGACGTGGAAGTCCGTTTTTCGGAACTTCAGGCGACGAGATACTGA
- a CDS encoding NAD-dependent epimerase/dehydratase family protein produces MHILVTGGNGFIGRRVCANAIAAGHDVTSVARSGPPTDGGSTGWADRVDWIEADVFSPQEWRFALSTVDCVVHSIGTISETPETGVTFERLNGDSAIVAALEAERAGVDRFVYVSSSTKPPLVRDAYMTARRRAEAAVADLELDVLIPRFGPVYGPDQPHFPALANYLFTAVGELEPIARRLGEDRPFSVEMAGRAIYELAVTDDPPASPITAETLAALAR; encoded by the coding sequence GTGCACATACTCGTTACCGGCGGTAACGGTTTCATCGGCCGCCGCGTCTGTGCAAACGCCATCGCTGCAGGCCACGACGTGACGAGCGTCGCACGAAGCGGCCCCCCGACAGACGGTGGGAGTACCGGGTGGGCTGACCGTGTCGACTGGATCGAAGCTGACGTGTTTTCACCTCAGGAGTGGCGCTTTGCCCTCTCTACTGTCGACTGCGTCGTCCACTCGATCGGCACCATCTCGGAGACACCCGAGACGGGCGTGACGTTCGAGCGTCTCAACGGCGATTCCGCGATCGTCGCCGCACTGGAGGCCGAACGGGCTGGCGTTGACCGCTTCGTGTACGTCTCTTCGTCGACGAAGCCGCCGCTGGTCCGGGACGCATACATGACGGCCCGACGCCGTGCCGAGGCCGCCGTCGCCGACCTCGAACTGGACGTCCTGATTCCGCGGTTCGGACCGGTGTACGGTCCGGACCAGCCACACTTTCCGGCGCTCGCGAACTACCTGTTCACCGCGGTCGGTGAGCTGGAACCGATCGCGCGCCGTCTCGGAGAAGACAGACCATTCTCGGTCGAGATGGCCGGCCGGGCAATTTATGAACTCGCAGTCACGGACGACCCACCTGCAAGTCCCATCACCGCCGAGACGCTTGCTGCGCTTGCACGATGA
- a CDS encoding zinc-dependent alcohol dehydrogenase family protein: MRAAIYQNPREITVEEVPDVTVESSTDAVVRVTHTAICGSDLWFYRGESDREAGSRVGHEPMGIVEAVGEDVTSVDVGDRVFAPFVISCGYCEFCRKGLHTSCSNGDSWGGENGGCQGEKIRVPQADGTLVRVPDRHANDEDTLKALLPLTDVMGTGHHAAVSAGVEAGDTCIVIGDGAVGLCGVLAARRLGAERIVAMGHHEDRLELAEEFGATETIAARGDEAVERAKEMTYGGANHVLECVGAASAMDTAIQVCRPGGTVGYVGVPHGVDDEGLDVFSMFSDNITLRGGVAPVRAYAEELMSDVLGGTLDPSPIFTKTVDLDGVPEGYRAMDEREAIKVLVKP; the protein is encoded by the coding sequence ATGCGCGCAGCTATCTACCAGAACCCTCGCGAGATCACTGTCGAAGAAGTACCGGACGTCACAGTCGAGTCGTCGACCGATGCCGTCGTCCGCGTGACACACACGGCTATCTGTGGCTCAGATCTCTGGTTCTACCGTGGCGAGAGCGACCGCGAGGCGGGATCACGGGTCGGCCACGAACCGATGGGGATCGTCGAGGCGGTCGGCGAGGACGTCACGTCGGTCGATGTCGGCGACCGGGTGTTTGCCCCGTTCGTTATCAGCTGTGGCTACTGTGAGTTCTGTCGAAAAGGCCTGCATACCTCCTGTTCGAACGGGGACTCCTGGGGCGGCGAGAACGGGGGCTGTCAGGGGGAGAAGATCCGCGTCCCGCAAGCCGACGGAACGCTCGTACGGGTCCCGGACCGGCACGCCAACGACGAGGATACCCTCAAAGCGCTGCTCCCGCTTACCGACGTGATGGGGACTGGTCATCACGCCGCGGTGAGCGCGGGCGTCGAGGCAGGCGATACCTGCATCGTCATCGGCGACGGCGCGGTCGGGCTCTGTGGCGTCCTCGCGGCCCGCCGACTCGGCGCGGAACGCATCGTCGCGATGGGCCACCACGAGGATCGACTCGAACTCGCCGAGGAGTTCGGCGCAACAGAGACGATCGCCGCCCGCGGGGACGAGGCCGTCGAACGCGCAAAAGAGATGACCTACGGCGGCGCGAACCACGTACTGGAATGTGTCGGCGCGGCATCGGCGATGGACACCGCGATCCAGGTCTGTCGCCCCGGTGGAACTGTCGGCTACGTCGGCGTCCCCCACGGTGTGGACGACGAGGGGCTCGACGTGTTTTCGATGTTCAGTGACAACATCACGCTACGGGGTGGCGTCGCGCCGGTCCGGGCCTACGCCGAGGAGTTGATGAGCGACGTGCTGGGCGGCACGCTCGATCCGTCGCCGATCTTTACGAAGACCGTTGATCTGGACGGCGTGCCGGAGGGCTACCGGGCGATGGACGAACGCGAGGCGATCAAGGTGCTGGTCAAGCCCTGA